The stretch of DNA TGTTTGAAATATATGTATAATGGACTCTCTTTGGTTCACgtctttgttttttaattttctgaattttgccTCTGCATCAATTTTTGCTCTAATGCTGTCAGCTTGAAGGTCTTGGACATGGAATCTAAGAAAAAAGCTTCATTTTGATATTCTCAATTGTATAGCAAAACACAGTCAATTTAGTCATACCTTCCTACTGCCGTTGTATATGTTTCTTCCAGGATTCTTCGAAGCAATAAACTCACTGGCAGGATTCCAAGGACCCTTGGACTTGTGCAGACTTTGGAGGTGATGTGAGTATCTAGCTCACATAATCAAGTGATTTCAGACCAAGATTGTTGCTAGCTGTGAACTTCTTTCTAGTTATTGTACTGAATATCTTGTTTTCATTACAGCCGCTTAGATGGGAATTCAATAATAGGACCCGTGCCTTCGAACCTCAGAAATCTTGTAAATGTTGAAGGACTGTAAGCAAAAAATACTGACACACCAAATGCAGCATTTATACTcgtttaatgaaattatttatttcatcTTATGTGGGAATTTTCACTTTACAAAGAGAGCTTTTGGTGCTCTGTTTTCAGGTACTTGTCCAACAATAACCTGTCTGGTCCGATTCCCAACCTTACTGGCATGAATTCCCTCAACTATTTGTAAGCTGCGTTAATATTACTTGAGATTGAATTTAAATTGTGGTGCAGGGGTTAATGAGCATTGTCAGACCATTATAACTGATGATAAAAACTTTAACCTCCAAAATAGATACTGTTTGCCAGAGTCCTATTTCTATGGTtactatatttaaaataatttctatcatttattttgtttagactATAAGTGTAATCTGTAGGGATATGAACAACAATAGTTTTGATGGATCTGAAATTCCTCCATGGTTTTCAACCTTGAGTCTTTGAACTCCTTGTAAATTTCACCCCTTCCTCGTGCTACCCACACTCAAAAtacccctccccccccccaccccaccccaccttATACCTCAAATGAATAGTCAAATTACACAATCCTCACAATCACTTATACCCAAGATCCATCTACTAATACCTGATGTGGGACTCAGCATACATCTGCACAATCCACACTCAAAACAATCCAATCCAATCTAATCAAATCCGCACAATTTGGAGTATCACagtatacacacacatatatatacatatatatgtatgtatgtatgtatgtataatcACATTTTTGAGCTCATCCTGCTTTGTCTAATATATCATTGTTTATATTAGACCTTATGATGTCTTCTCTTAAAATTTACCATTCTTTGATCCCCTTGTTTAAGTACAATGTGTCCTTGCCAGTGCAGTCATTAGTCCTTGCTGCgtgtttggatgaactgaagacaACTTGGCCTACTTTGTTCTCATGTGTAGCGAATTCTAATTTATGGCAAATTAGTAGATTTTGATTATATCATATATCATCTGCTGCACATATTTCTCAAACAATACCCATTACTATTTTGATGTAGGACAATGAACTTTAAAAATGGGACTTTGTGTTTGAGAACaaagagaagaataaaaaaatggataGGACCTAGGATTTGGCACTTAGGGTTTACTTGGAATCAACACCAAGTGATGAAAACTGTGAAATTGAATCCAAGAATCACCACCAAGAGTTGCATGGAGTCAACATCAAGCATTCAAGAATGATAGGAGCTTCGGAATCAGCACCTGTGCTTTCTTGGAATCACCTCCAAGCATTGGGtgaaaaaaaacttaaaaaccaAATTTCATTAATCCATGATCAACTATCTATAATAATGAACTTTGGCTGTTTCTAAATAGTGTTCTCACGTTACATtaaacatgaaaagaaaataaactcataatGAGATTACGTAATGGGGAATTAAAATCAAATAGCAATCAAATATCTCTAAAAGCATCAATCAGTATCAAACATGATCAATCAGGTCCAACAAAATCAATAGCATGAATAGAATCAATCTGGTGTTTGCACAACTCATGGACATGATTTTGTTAGTCTTATATTGTATAAAGGATGGCTGCCTGATGGTCTTCTTCTAAATTTCATTGGGTTCAATAGTTTAGTGTTGAGAACGAACCTTTCCAGAAAAAGCTATTGGCTCCGTCAATAGCTTTAAACTCTTTGCACAAAAGCATCTAGATTCTTTTCAATTGATAGATTATTGAAGTGAAACATTTAGTTGGATTTCTGTTAATACCGTACCATCAATAGCATATATTCTGGTCATTCTTTTTGTGTTGTTTACACTTCCAGTCTTCTATCTCCTTGTAATTTTGACTTAGTGGGTCCCATATCTGGTCTTGTCAATTAAGTTCTCAAGACAGACCATAATGCTTCTTGTGCAAGAATTTGGGTTTGTTAGGGTATATTTAAGAGTTTTCATTGTCAACCTAAAGCATCCATCTTCTGGTTTGGGAATGGCCGTATGGCCCTGCATGTGAAATTGATGgtgctcttctctctctctctctctctctctctctctcgggtTTGCATGTGTGTGTGAATGTATTCAGGAAATTTTCAGACAGGGAAAAGGTTTAAATTCTTCATTATTGATTTCAACCTTTAAATCTTTTGTTGGCAGAGAGATGGAAAACACGCAACTTCAAGGACAAGTTCCTGTTTCCTTATTCAGCCTTCCCAATTTACAGTCTGTGTGAGTATCAGCTTGAACTCAAGTAGCACTGATTTCAATGTGAAACAAACATAATTTCCATAGGTCCAAACACAATGAAATCTGTCTAGCTATACTCACACATAAAACTAAACAAATTATGTGACTGATCTGACATGTGGGGACAGATTATTAAAGAACAACCAGCTCAATGGTTTATTAGATATTGGCACCACCTATAGCGCCCAATTGCAACTCATTGATCTACAGAACAATTTGATTTCTGGGTACACAATCGCTGGAGGGTACAACAAGGAATTGATGTAAGCCATAATCAGTTACtttggttgtttattttttaaatgcattGTTGAAGAAATAACCATTTTGTCATTCATTGGAAGTCAAATATCCATGATATTTCTTTTTGGGTCCGATTAATGTGTGCTCTAAAGACACATTAACAAatccatttttgaaaaagttttattggaaattgaaaaagttgtcaatttCCGAtaaacttttttcaaaattagtttACTATTGTGTGCCTTAAGGCTacacattaataaaatcctTTCTTTTTAACTGATTTTAAAGGTCTGACATCATTGGGCTAATTGTCCTTTATTATCTGTAGACTTGTGGACAACCCAATTTGCGAGAAACTAAGTAGTTACTGCACAGTTTCCCAACCAAATAATGGCCCATCATACTCGACTCCACCAAATAAATGTCAGCCTATTTCCTGCAGTTCAGGTCAAGTTTCCAGCCCCAACTGTTTATGCGCATATCCATACAGTGGACCTCTAGTTTTCAGAGCAACTTCCATCTCAGATTTGGGACACTCAGATTACTACACAGATCTTGAGGCGTATCTAATGCGATCTTTTCAGTCCCAAAAACTGCCTGTAAATTCAGTCTCCCTGAGTAACCCAATCAAAGACTTTTCTGAGGACTTTATAATAAGACTACAAATCTTCCCGTCTGGCCAAGGTTGTTTCAATCGAACAGAAGTTTCTCAGGTTGGGTTTGTGTTCAGCAATCAGAGTTTTAAGCCCCCACAAGGTTTTGGACCTTACTATTTTATACCTGATCATGTTCCATATGATTGCTATGCAGGTAACTTCAAATTCACGTTTAAATAGAAAGTAGTACTTCAATATTGGATTTGTCTTATTGTGATGCATCTCTAAAAACACAAATTGTCACAATGTTAGCTTGATATTATTATgaccaatctctctctcttgctctccctctttcatgtcattttttatgtttcttcaGAAACCAAAAAGTCTTTGAGTATAGGCGTTATAATTGGAGCAGCAGTTGGTGGCACTGTCCTGCTTCTATTATTACTCCTTGCAGGGGTCTATGCTTTCCGCCAAAAGAGAAGAGCAGAAAGAGCTTCCGAGCAATTGAATCCTTTTTGTAAGATAGCTATGATGTAAACTTGGCACTTTAGAGCtgttaatattaaattttaaaggtATATTTTCACTTTCATTCCATACAAATGCAGCACAGTGGGATCCAAATGGTGGCAGTGGTGGCATTCCTCAATTAAAAGGAGCAAGATGCTTCTCCTTTGAAGAGCTTAAGAAGTACACCAACAAGTTTTCTGAAGAAAATTCTATTGGATCTGGTGGTTATGGGAAGGTTTGATTATGACTACTCTTGTTAGTATATTAATAGTTTGCTTAATTTTTGAGAATTTATCAGAAGATTCTTCAAGTTCTATaacaagaaatattttatattcatgcattttgttttgttcttctgGCACTTCAAATGCTTAATTTCCTTTCCAAAATTTTCCTTGTTCTCccattaatttctttcttgttAATAAAAGCTTCTTAAGCTTTTCACAATATTTCTGAACTATGCCTgtctcaaaataaaaaccaaatgtCTAATCTCTCAACATTTCTACAGGTTTATCGGGGGACTCTTCCCACTGGTCAACCGATTGCCATCAAACGAGCTCAGACAGAATCTTTGCAGGGTGGGCATGAGTTCAAAACTGAGATTGAACTTCTATCAAGGGTTCATCATAAGAATCTGGTTAGCcttgttggtttttgtttcgATCAAGGTGAACAAATGCTTGTATATGAGTATGTTCCAAATGGTACTTTGAAGGATAGCCTCTCAGGTACTTCCATCCAATGCCTCACCTCCTTTATATGAATTCTGGTACTGTTTGACACTTCATGTGCgttactttattaaaaaaaatatcatggaACTCTTCTGTTTATTAGCGTAGTTTAGTTGTAGAAAATGGTCATATTAGAGTGATATGGAAAGATTACAAGAATACCCCTATGCTAATATAAAGAAATAACAAGGAAACTCCAATACTCCCTCTTAAGCTAGAGCATACACATCAAACATGCCCAACCTTAGCACATATTAATAGTAGAGTGATATAGCAAGAATACAAGAATACTCTTACATTAATGTAAATAATTGCCAGCTAATATAAGAAATAACAAGACTAACTCCAATAAGAATTTATACTGTACTCACCATTAAGGCACTTGTAGGGAGGCCATATTTCTTGTATCTACTTGCAAAAGAAATAAAGCAAACCACACAAGAAGATGCAATTAATAAATCTGTTATATTTCAGCAGTGTTCATCCAGTGACAACCTCAGAGGATTCACCATCATTGTGTTATAATGCTTCCCTCACCTTCTGATTGCTTCTTTCCAGACAATGTAAATTAGCCTGTAGAGAATGCTAGTATAATTCTTCATAAAGATTAAATGAGGTAGCTGTTGCTTATGCAGGGAAGTCAGGAATTAAGTTGGATTGGATGAGGAGACTAAAAGTAGCCCTAGGTGCAGCAAGAGGGCTGGCCTATCTTCATGAACTTGCCAACCCTCCTATTATACACAGGGACATTAAATCAACCAACATTCTGCTTGATGAGCGCATAAATGCAAAAGTTGCTGATTTTGGTCTCTCTATACCTATGGGTGATGATGAAAAGGATCACATCACCACTCAAGTGAAGGGCACAATGGTTAGTGGAAAATCCTTTTAACCTCTACTATAGTAATTAATGCGTTTCTATAAAAATGAACAGGAAAATAAGAATGATGGAGGACAACTGTGGTTTATTATAAACTCAGTCAAAACATTTATTTGTGTTCTCTACCATGTGATTTGTAATGAGAAAATAAGCATTAGGAGCTTATAATCTAATTACATTTGGTAATGGAAGAATTGGATCAAGATGTTTGCAGAAAATTGTCCCGTCACCAAGTCTTTCTTCATAGGTAGCTTCTTACCATATCTTGTTGGACCATATAGTCATATGCATGtgtctagaatttaaatttttcttaacaAACAGCACAATTGATTTCCTATGACTAAGGATGTGAATTCAAGCCTTGAGTTCATTTTGAATTACATGGCATTGCATCAAATTCTAGCACTGAGAGTTGATTTTCTATTATGGTGTAGGGCTACTTGGATCCTGAGTATTACATGACCCAACAGTTGACTGAAAAGAGTGATGTATATAGCTATGGAGTGGTAATGTTGGAGCTGGTAACTGCAAGAATGCCAATTGAACGGGGGAAATACATTGTCAGAGTGGTGCAGATGGCAATGGATAAAACAAAAGTATCATACAACCTTCATGAAATTCTTGACCCCGCCATTGGTTTGCAAACATCACTGAAAGGATTAGAGAAGTTCGTGGACCTAGCAATGAGGTGTGTTGAAGAATCAGGAGCTAACAGGCCTGCAATGGGTGATGTGGTTAAAGAGATTGAGAACATAATGCAGATAGCTGGTTTGAACCCCAATGTTGAATCTACATCTACTTCAGACAGTTATGAGGTAAGTAAGGGGAATTCTGGCCATCCTTACTGCAATGAGACCTTTGAGTTTGAGTACAGTGTGGCTTTTCCAACTTCAAAGATAGAGCCTCATTGAGTGTGtgcttttttacattttaaatgtTGAGCTACGTGCTTTATATTGGATAGGGGATGTTGTTTTCACATGGCAAAGAAtcataatttgtaatttaaatggatgatataattttatttttttatactgtGGAGAATATTCCTAGCttgttaataatatatatagcgGAATGATTATGTTTTTGGTTTGTTAAGGAAACTGAACCATCATTGAAAGCTTGGttcaaaaaaatgattaaaaatcgAATAAGATGTATccacattaaaaaattagtttccaCTTTGATTCTTTGAAATGTTTAAACATTTCCTCCAAAATCTAAGCTCTTAATCTCAGCATGAAGTTTCAAACATCTCTATCCTCTTTGAGGATCTTCTTACTTCTAGAGGATTTGAGTGGTACTATACGGTAGGACTATGACTGTATTAGATTGGACCAGTTAAGGGGAAAATTTTTAACCAATCTGCCATTAACAGGTTGGAAATTTTTGAAATAGCCACCAACCTACCAACCTCTAAAACCGGCTGGTcggttgaaaattttgacagtTTCGACTTGGCAGATTGGGTGAGTTAGCTTtagttatatataatatactaaactttaaaaattattttactaattacAGAGAAATTTAAGAAGTTATATTTCATCTATAAATCATTGGAAAAAATTTAGGAATTGACTCATGTTTCCATATATCAAAATACATAGGTCTTTAACTATGAGAACTTTCTAActtctttctttaaaaagaaaatgttggcTACTATATCTATGTCCCTATGTATGCTTATAAATATGTTGGAAAagtattattcatttttcatattaaaatgcataaataatggaataaagcaaaaaaaaaaaaaaaaaaaaaaccttaaatttgaTATGAGATCAAGTGTAAAAAGAGATGAATATATATCTAggtaggttgggttgggttgggttatggCTGTTTAAAAAAGACTCAACCTGCCATCCAACTTGATCTACTACTTTAAAAGTTGAACTCATGCTAACTAACTTGAAAATTAATACACAGCCTCGTTATATGGGAAGTGGGCAGCTGACTAGCATGACATACATTCAATCatcatcataaaaaatatatatatgtaattatttttataatttattgaaatttgatttaaattatatacattaaattataactcaaaacatTTAAAATCAGGTTTCAACGTTACAAAACATCTCAAAGCATAACAATACAATAATTAAAGATCATAAACACTTCAAatcttaaaatataaatactacaaattcaataattcaacagaaaaagatattaaaaaatcaaagtttagagacaaaaaatcatactatatatatacatatattaaatatataatcagGCTAAGGTCCCCAATATACCTAACCCGTCTTAACCTAATTCAAAGCAAATATTTAACCCTCATCCCATCTTTGTCTCATTTGCTACTAGGAATGAGTTTTAATTATCCCATTCAAAGTTGGGCAAGACTGGTGTCCATGTGATGAACAAAGTCTAGATAATTTCCTCCTTTCCACTTCTTGGCGGTTTATAAGacatattatatttaaaaattttacatgattaatttaaatatgaacaaaatttaactacaaaattggttgtagcgtCTAAGaatacaaccttacttaatattgttaacattactacatattctgaaaatttaattgttggattgcatgttctttagaATTTTTACGCTATTAATactcatgtcaaattttgtgtcaatcgaatattatttactatatgacctataagcttatattttatgcataattttaaattacaaaaacttgcaatttaaataatttattaataacacagctattgatctttaattttataaaaattttgcaagcatgtagaatataagaagaatatgtaatctaatagtaaatttgtcaaaattcacctctaataaaaagatgttaaaTAAGACTACATGTAGAAATCATGCGAGTAAAACACGACATGAATAATATCTTCAATAAGCATAGAGTGGGTCGAGGACAATAGCTCTATTGTGATTTGGGACAAACTTTTTGGGCGTGAGACGACGACCTTTAAAAAGTTGAAATGGGCATCCCTTTTTTTGGAATTAGAAAAGTTAGGTTTTGGATGTAGACACAAGGTCCCAAACAATTACAATTGACAGACAGAGAATGGAGCAATAAAAGAAAGCATTGATTAATTCAGAGTTGAATATTCTGTGGTAACCGTAACAGAAGAAAGGGCAGTCATAGTGGACTCATTTTAAAGTAAGTAGGAGACGACGCGCAATTGGATACGAATGGATAATAAACGTATGAATATGAACACAAGACAAACCCCATGCAGTTCCAGTCATTGATATTTGTCTTTGTCtgatacatacatacattaATTAATTGGAAACGGAAAAAGCTAAAGAGAAGAGGAGAGGCTAAAGCTAAAGCTAAAGCTAAAGGTGGAAATGGAAATTTGCCGTTTAATTTTTAACTTCCCTCCTATTCGTGTAATTAGATATTAATTTCTGAGAAGAAGGTCCCCTATGCTATGTCTATATCTCCATTTAATAAGTTGCAGGCAACCTGTGGTCTCAAGGAGTTATCAtctatgatttatttatatatttaagcatacaagtgtcttttTACAAAATGCGAGCACTTTAGTCAGTCAGTGGAAACTGGTAGTTGTGTTGTAATAATGTAATGACTACTTCTGCAACTTTGACTTTTTTTAGTATCAATCTTACCTCATATGGATTTACATAATTTATTATCATTCCTTATTCAATTCAGTggctttgaactttgaagccaaatgggtggaagaaagGAActctgctgctgctgctgctgcggCTGCTGCTTTTCATGCAATATTGGGTTATAGCACTCACAGCCAACGATGCTTCAAACGACGACTGTAAGTTCACTTCAATtgctttctcctttttctttctttgttaatCATTTTTTCGTTGTTATCGTATGTGAATGAATTGCTGAGACAGAAACATGGCAAAGACtataaattggatttttgattcttgaaacttaataatttaatcattctcaacaaaactgaaaaatacatTCAGTTTGGTGACCTTCGGACAATAATTTGACCCACCCGGGATGAATTTTCATTTGTTCTTTTTGTAGTAAGCAGAAGGAGAAAGAACAAAATTGTTCTAAATTGTACTGGCAAGGGCTTGGTACTCAGCCTCTGTCATCTTTTGCAATTTCTGTACGATGAGGTGCTATACAaactgtgtatatatatacacacacacacgcacaagAGTTTACCTATAGGATCCCTTGATTTTAGCACAATGAAGGGCTAACATGTTTACAACATGTGGTTCATGCGCGATATGCAATTCCTCCACAGCACACGGAGGGTTACTGCTTTTGTTAGGTGATTATCAATGATCTCCAGTGTGAAGTTATGGATCAGTGCCTTGGAGAGTTAGCCTTTGTTCCATTAACTGCATATGACAATAGATTGACAcactccctcttctacaggcaCAGTGCTCATTTATCTGGTAGCACTCATAAGTTAGGATTTGATAGTGTTGTATAGTTTGATTCAAGTTACATAGCCCATGATATAATGGTTTAGGTATTTTTAGAGTTAATTTGCAGCACTTGGAATTGGAAAGTACTCGGTCAACCTTGATAAGAAAATCATCTCTTGGATGGggctttatttttgttctttgggTTGCTGAAATAACAGTAGATTGCAACCATGTCCTGAAAATTGCTTGCCTAAAATGGAATAAAGCTAGTCCTAATCCTCCTCTCAGTTTAGTACATATTCAAATATAATGCTTGCTAATGAACTCCACCTCAAACGGCACTTCCTTCTCCCATAATTACATGTGTAACTTAtcatccaaaaatatatataatcctTGTATAGTTTTATTTGACTATTCATACTGTTTCTATTCCACCACCCTTTTTGGTGATTCAATTATTAATACTGTTCTATAACTTTTGCTGCAGTTAAAGGTCTACTGTCTCTCCAGGATGAGTTGAAGAACACACCAAATTGGAAGGGTGTGCTGATCCTTGTGACAATTGGGAAGGGGTTAGGTGCACCAATTCGCGTGTGACCTCCTTGTAATTTCAccctatatttattttttaaggtttttatttctgtccattctttatatatatatatatatatatatatatatatatatatatatattaatgtgaCTGTTCTTTATTCCAGAATATTGACAAGCATGAATTTGATGGGGACACTATCTAGTGAGATC from Quercus lobata isolate SW786 unplaced genomic scaffold, ValleyOak3.0 Primary Assembly Scq3eQI_2008, whole genome shotgun sequence encodes:
- the LOC115973284 gene encoding probable leucine-rich repeat receptor-like protein kinase At5g49770, whose amino-acid sequence is MGQSTQLLQLLFMQYLVIAVTANNAMDDNLGLLSLKHELQNTPTSWVGADPCDGSWELINCINSRVTSIKLLSMRLSGKLTSDIFLLSELQYLDLSYNIGITGQLPSSIGSLTKLENLNLIGCSFSGLIPDTIGNLKLLRILSLNNNSFNGPIPASIGSLSQLFWLDLANNQLEGHLPVSNATAPGLDLLLHARHFHLENNKLSGNIPPKLFNSSMSLIHLILRSNKLTGRIPRTLGLVQTLEVIRLDGNSIIGPVPSNLRNLVNVEGLYLSNNNLSGPIPNLTGMNSLNYLEMENTQLQGQVPVSLFSLPNLQSVLLKNNQLNGLLDIGTTYSAQLQLIDLQNNLISGYTIAGGYNKELILVDNPICEKLSSYCTVSQPNNGPSYSTPPNKCQPISCSSGQVSSPNCLCAYPYSGPLVFRATSISDLGHSDYYTDLEAYLMRSFQSQKLPVNSVSLSNPIKDFSEDFIIRLQIFPSGQGCFNRTEVSQVGFVFSNQSFKPPQGFGPYYFIPDHVPYDCYAETKKSLSIGVIIGAAVGGTVLLLLLLLAGVYAFRQKRRAERASEQLNPFSQWDPNGGSGGIPQLKGARCFSFEELKKYTNKFSEENSIGSGGYGKVYRGTLPTGQPIAIKRAQTESLQGGHEFKTEIELLSRVHHKNLVSLVGFCFDQGEQMLVYEYVPNGTLKDSLSGKSGIKLDWMRRLKVALGAARGLAYLHELANPPIIHRDIKSTNILLDERINAKVADFGLSIPMGDDEKDHITTQVKGTMGYLDPEYYMTQQLTEKSDVYSYGVVMLELVTARMPIERGKYIVRVVQMAMDKTKVSYNLHEILDPAIGLQTSLKGLEKFVDLAMRCVEESGANRPAMGDVVKEIENIMQIAGLNPNVESTSTSDSYEVSKGNSGHPYCNETFEFEYSVAFPTSKIEPH